The Rhodothermales bacterium genome has a segment encoding these proteins:
- a CDS encoding MBL fold metallo-hydrolase has translation MTLKTFTFNPFSTNCFVCHDGEEVVIVDPSCESEREIRQLLAYVESLGHPVREILLTHAHLDHIFGCAALVRELGCGLRLHRDEMPLYNAASLQAQMFGVELEEPPEPTGFITDGEVIEIGEVRWQALLTPGHSPASLSFYDSEGGYVISGDVLFAGSIGRTDLMGASLPELMRSIYQVLLPLGDRVRVLPGHGPETTIGKERMNNPFLHEISRI, from the coding sequence ATGACCCTGAAGACGTTCACCTTCAACCCGTTCTCTACCAACTGCTTCGTCTGCCACGACGGGGAGGAGGTGGTTATTGTGGATCCGTCCTGCGAGAGCGAGCGGGAGATTCGACAGCTCCTCGCATACGTCGAATCGCTCGGACACCCGGTTCGGGAGATTCTGCTCACGCACGCCCACCTGGACCACATCTTCGGTTGCGCGGCGCTGGTGCGCGAACTCGGCTGCGGGTTGCGACTTCACCGGGATGAGATGCCCCTCTATAACGCGGCCTCTCTGCAGGCGCAGATGTTCGGGGTCGAACTGGAAGAGCCTCCGGAGCCGACAGGCTTCATCACCGACGGCGAGGTCATCGAGATTGGTGAGGTGCGCTGGCAGGCCCTTCTGACCCCGGGCCACTCACCGGCCAGCCTCTCGTTCTACGACAGCGAGGGCGGTTATGTGATTTCGGGCGATGTACTCTTTGCCGGATCCATCGGCCGCACCGATCTCATGGGCGCGTCCCTTCCGGAGCTGATGCGCTCCATCTACCAGGTACTGCTGCCGCTTGGGGACCGGGTGCGGGTGCTGCCGGGGCACGGGCCGGAGACGACCATCGGGAAGGAGCGCATGAACAATCCGTTCCTGCACGAGATTTCCCGGATCTGA